A segment of the Kineosporia corallincola genome:
CATCAGCCCGGAGTCCACCCCGGCGTCGTGCGCGAGGAAGGCGGGCAGACCCTGGCTGCGGGCCGGGTCGAGCAGCCGGTCGGTGCGGCGCTCGGACATGCCGGCCAGGTCGGCCACGGCGATCGCCAGGAAGTCGAGCACGTAGGCCACCGGGGCACCGTGGAAGTTGCCGTTCGACTCGATCCGGCCGTCCGGCGTCACCACCGGGTTGTCGATGGCGGCGGCCAGTTCGTGGCCCGCCACCGTGGCGGCGTGGGCCAGGGTGTCGCGGGCCGCGCCGTGCACCTGCGGGGCGCAGCGCAGCGAGTAGGCGTCCTGCACCCGCGTGCAGCCCGGTCCCCGGTGGCTGGCGACCACCGGGGAGCCGGCCAGCATGCGGCGGATGTTCCCGGCCGACACGGCCTGCCCCGGCTGCGGCCGCAACTGCTGGAGGTCGTCGGCGAACACCGCGTCGGTGCCCAGCAGAGCCTCCACGCTCATCGCGGCGGCGATGTCGGCGGTGGTGAACAGCGTGGTCAGGTCGTGCAGGGCCAGCACCAGCTGGCCGAGCATGCCGTCGGTGCCGTTGATCAGCGCCAGCCCCTCCTTCTCGGCCAGCACCACCGGCTCCAGCCCGGCCTGCTCCAGGGCCTGCGCGGCATCCACCACGCGGCCGTCGGCCGTGCGCACGCTGCCCTCGCCGGTCAGGGCGAGCGCGCAGTGGCTCAGCGGGGCCAGGTCGCCCGAGCAGCCCAGAGAACCGAATTCGTGGACGACGGGAGTCAGGCCGGCATCGAGCAGCGCCGCGTAGGCGCGCACCGTGGAGGAGCGCACACCGGTACGGCCCGTCATCAGCGTGGACAGGCGCAGGAACATCAGGGCCCGCACCACCTCGGTCTCCACCGGCTCGCCGCTGCCGGCGGCGTGCGAGCGGATCAGGCTGCGCTGGAGCTGGGTGCGGGAGTCCGGGGCGATGAAGGTGTTGGCCAGGGCGCCGAATCCGGTCGAGATGCCGTAGTGCGGCTCGGTGTCCTGGGCCAGGGCCTCGATCCGGGCGCGGGAGGCGTCGACGGCCTCCAGGGCGGCCGGGTCCAGGTGCACGCGGGCGCCGTACCGGGCGACGGCCACCACGTCGGCGAACGTCGCCGGGCCTGCCCCGAGGGTGACGTGGTCCACACCGGCGGCGGCGTAAGTAGCTGTCATGGCGCTCATCTCACCGCACCGGCCGCGGTGCCCGGCAGTAGCCGACCGGATGAGGTGTCTAGGATGCTGGACATGGCCGCAACGGCGTCCGCGCCCACCGTCGATGCCGCGCTGCGCATCCTGTCGTTCCTCGGCACCCAGCGCGGCCCGGTGGCGGCCGTCACCCTGGCCCGCGCCCTCGGCCTGCCGCGCTCCAGCGTGTACCGGCTGCTGAGCGTGCTCCAGGAGCGCGGGTTCGTGCTGCACTACCCGGATTCGCGTCGCTACGGCCTCGGGATCGCCTCGTTCGAGCTGGGTTCCGGCTACACCCGGCAGGAGCCGATCACCCGGGCCGGCCACCCGGTGCTCGCGGCCCTGGTCGACCGGGTGGGCGAGAGCGGCCAGCTGGCCGCTCTCTACGGGCGGGACGTGGTGTATCTGGCCGACGAGCGGGCGCCCGGCCGGCCGGTGCTGGTGACCGACGTCGGCGTGCGCCTGCCCAGCTGGCTCACCGCCAGCGGCCGGGCCCTGCTGGCCGCCCTGCCGCGCGAGCAGGTGCGGGCCCTGTTCCCGCACGCCTCGGCGTTCGGCGCGTCCGGTCCGCCGTACTCCTACTCCCGCCTGCGGGCGGAGCTGGTGACCACCCGGGCCCGGGGACACGCGGTGGAGAACGGCGAGATCACCGAGGGCCTGGCCTCGGTGGCGGTCGCGGTCCGCGACCGCACCGGCTGGCCGGTGGCCGGGCTGGCCGTCACCTTCCCGGCCGGGCAGGCCGACGCGTCCCAGCGTGGTGACCTGGTGGCCGAGGTGCAGCGGCACGCCGAGCTGCTGCGGCAGCGGCTGTACGGCTGAAGCACGGGGCCGCTACGAGGTGGAGGCACGCGCTACCGGGTGTGCCGCCGGCACGACCCCTCGG
Coding sequences within it:
- the hutH gene encoding histidine ammonia-lyase; the encoded protein is MTATYAAAGVDHVTLGAGPATFADVVAVARYGARVHLDPAALEAVDASRARIEALAQDTEPHYGISTGFGALANTFIAPDSRTQLQRSLIRSHAAGSGEPVETEVVRALMFLRLSTLMTGRTGVRSSTVRAYAALLDAGLTPVVHEFGSLGCSGDLAPLSHCALALTGEGSVRTADGRVVDAAQALEQAGLEPVVLAEKEGLALINGTDGMLGQLVLALHDLTTLFTTADIAAAMSVEALLGTDAVFADDLQQLRPQPGQAVSAGNIRRMLAGSPVVASHRGPGCTRVQDAYSLRCAPQVHGAARDTLAHAATVAGHELAAAIDNPVVTPDGRIESNGNFHGAPVAYVLDFLAIAVADLAGMSERRTDRLLDPARSQGLPAFLAHDAGVDSGLMIAQYTAAGIVSELKRLAVPASVDSIPSSAMQEDHVSMGWAAARKLRRAVDGLARVLAIEIITGARGLDLRAPLLPGPATGAVLGLVRERVAGPGPDRFLAPDIETITRAVLSGAVVEAGRSVTRLG
- a CDS encoding IclR family transcriptional regulator produces the protein MAATASAPTVDAALRILSFLGTQRGPVAAVTLARALGLPRSSVYRLLSVLQERGFVLHYPDSRRYGLGIASFELGSGYTRQEPITRAGHPVLAALVDRVGESGQLAALYGRDVVYLADERAPGRPVLVTDVGVRLPSWLTASGRALLAALPREQVRALFPHASAFGASGPPYSYSRLRAELVTTRARGHAVENGEITEGLASVAVAVRDRTGWPVAGLAVTFPAGQADASQRGDLVAEVQRHAELLRQRLYG